From a single Paenibacillus sp. FSL R5-0345 genomic region:
- a CDS encoding HAMP domain-containing sensor histidine kinase, whose translation MGTIFSNTKWLLLFYFLLTGAVSAGLMYAGTCLGYIEVMDYRMWLYLCLGIVLFTVVIGYMAGQRIQRRIDHLDLNMLQVAKGNLSVRMPESDDQSFARVYHEFNVMMDTVENKMQLLQRLGEQEVIEKEQAAESAVLEERRRMARDLHDTVSQQLFAIHMSASSLPKVLKVNEAQGQLVMDQLIAMSQMAQKQMRALIAQLRPVELEGRNLFEALEKWFPDYCRQNGLKGMKELELQGELSEAIEHQLFLIIQEAMANIVKHAEARLVSLSLREGSRQVVLSISDDGQGFEHIQQKQGSYGLTTMRERAEKLGGQVEIISRKGAGTTIRVHIPKFVQGNSESEEKRVLGSDIEDEEE comes from the coding sequence ATGGGGACAATATTCAGTAATACCAAATGGTTGTTGTTGTTTTACTTTCTACTCACTGGAGCCGTAAGTGCCGGGTTGATGTATGCAGGCACTTGCCTTGGTTATATCGAGGTTATGGATTATCGAATGTGGCTGTACTTATGTCTTGGGATCGTGTTGTTCACTGTTGTAATCGGTTATATGGCAGGTCAGCGGATTCAGCGCCGGATTGATCATCTGGATCTAAATATGCTGCAGGTAGCAAAAGGAAATCTGTCCGTACGTATGCCAGAGAGTGATGACCAGTCTTTTGCGAGAGTGTACCACGAATTTAATGTCATGATGGATACGGTTGAGAACAAGATGCAGCTTCTGCAGCGATTGGGTGAACAAGAGGTTATTGAGAAGGAACAGGCAGCGGAGAGTGCGGTGTTGGAGGAAAGAAGGCGTATGGCCCGGGATTTGCATGATACGGTGAGCCAACAGCTTTTTGCCATCCATATGTCGGCTTCTTCGCTGCCTAAAGTGCTGAAAGTTAATGAAGCTCAAGGTCAATTGGTAATGGATCAGTTAATTGCAATGTCACAAATGGCACAAAAGCAGATGAGAGCGCTCATTGCGCAGTTACGGCCGGTGGAGCTGGAAGGCAGGAATCTTTTCGAAGCATTGGAAAAATGGTTCCCTGATTATTGCCGCCAGAACGGCTTAAAAGGAATGAAGGAGCTTGAGCTGCAAGGAGAACTGTCTGAAGCAATTGAGCATCAGCTGTTCCTGATTATTCAGGAGGCGATGGCGAATATTGTGAAGCATGCTGAAGCTAGGCTAGTTAGTCTATCGCTGCGTGAAGGGTCAAGACAAGTTGTGCTAAGTATTAGCGATGACGGTCAAGGCTTTGAACATATACAGCAAAAACAGGGATCATACGGTCTTACCACCATGCGCGAACGTGCGGAGAAACTAGGTGGACAAGTGGAGATTATTAGCCGTAAGGGTGCAGGAACGACCATACGTGTACATATCCCTAAGTTTGTGCAAGGGAATTCTGAGTCAGAGGAAAAAAGAGTGCTAGGATCTGATATAGAGGACGAGGAGGAATAG
- a CDS encoding response regulator, whose translation MSVIRVLLVDDHDMVRMGLKTYLMLEPTFEVIGEAANGQEALEMLRAGGHEGLPDLVLMDLMMPVMNGVETTRAVLSEFPNLKIVILTSFLEDDLVVDAIEAGAVSYVLKTVSAEELIYALQGAFRGMPVMTGDVSQALTRGIRQRTVQGDSSGLTEREKEVLLLIAEGKTNKDIGEELHISIKTVKTHVSNLLMKCELDDRTQLAIYAHRKGWAQG comes from the coding sequence ATGAGTGTCATAAGAGTGTTGCTCGTAGATGATCACGATATGGTGCGGATGGGCCTTAAAACATATCTGATGCTGGAGCCGACGTTTGAGGTTATAGGAGAGGCAGCCAATGGACAGGAAGCACTGGAGATGCTGCGTGCCGGTGGACATGAAGGCTTGCCTGATCTCGTGCTAATGGATCTGATGATGCCTGTGATGAATGGTGTGGAGACTACTCGTGCAGTGCTGTCAGAATTTCCTAATCTCAAAATCGTGATCTTGACCAGCTTCCTTGAAGATGATCTCGTCGTGGACGCTATAGAAGCTGGAGCAGTCAGCTATGTGCTAAAAACCGTGTCAGCAGAGGAGCTGATCTACGCTCTGCAAGGCGCATTCCGTGGTATGCCTGTCATGACTGGTGATGTATCGCAAGCGCTGACGCGTGGCATTCGCCAGCGTACTGTGCAAGGTGATTCCTCCGGCTTGACGGAGCGTGAGAAGGAGGTCCTGCTGCTTATTGCTGAGGGCAAGACCAACAAGGATATCGGCGAGGAGCTGCATATCAGCATCAAGACGGTGAAGACGCATGTCAGCAACCTGCTGATGAAATGCGAGCTGGACGACCGTACCCAGTTGGCTATTTATGCTCATCGGAAGGGTTGGGCTCAGGGTTAG